A single genomic interval of Lewinellaceae bacterium harbors:
- a CDS encoding NUDIX hydrolase gives MYKIYSTAQVCCLATPQELLPNLTGTLQAPVVPFFNKRVFSSYLGRTEYPQVTFFADDLEQLWGVYKKQFIYLEAAGGLVFNQDNNLLVIFRRGSWDLPKGKVDPGETLQETAMREVMEETGILTKILADLPPTYHTYPYRDGIALKKSVWYEMQWTEGQIKLQAEEDIEDHAWIAPQQFLEKYHPIYPSIREVVTAYLDKHPH, from the coding sequence GAGTTATTGCCAAATCTGACCGGAACGTTGCAAGCTCCTGTTGTTCCTTTTTTCAATAAGCGGGTTTTCAGTTCGTACCTGGGGCGCACCGAATATCCGCAGGTGACCTTTTTTGCCGACGACCTGGAGCAATTATGGGGCGTCTATAAAAAACAGTTCATTTACCTGGAGGCTGCCGGTGGGTTGGTATTTAACCAGGATAACAACCTGCTGGTCATTTTTCGCCGGGGATCCTGGGATCTGCCCAAAGGGAAGGTTGATCCGGGCGAAACACTCCAGGAGACCGCTATGCGTGAGGTAATGGAAGAGACGGGTATCCTGACGAAAATCCTGGCTGACCTGCCTCCCACTTATCACACCTATCCTTACAGAGATGGCATTGCCCTGAAAAAGTCCGTCTGGTACGAAATGCAATGGACCGAGGGCCAGATAAAGCTCCAGGCAGAAGAAGATATCGAGGACCATGCCTGGATAGCTCCCCAGCAGTTTTTAGAGAAATACCATCCGATCTACCCCAGTATCCGCGAAGTGGTGACAGCTTACCTGGACAAACATCCGCATTAG